In one window of Tumebacillus algifaecis DNA:
- a CDS encoding cbb3-type cytochrome c oxidase subunit I, with protein sequence MAQSATLTASTPTPKGSATVKFFFYSALFYLLASMVMGLIVAIKSVNPDFLTGSRFLQEFLQYGRMRPTHVNTAVIGWQTTAFFGIMLYGVPVLCKTQLYSEKLGLFTATYWNLNYLFGAGSILAGYQTGVEYGEMPLLFDIGVVICVACMFWNLFQTVVRRKERMLYVSIWYWIASVMFLAIVYIVGNIPAGWVGSGTAQMSYYYFYMHNIIGLWVTVVGVGTLYYLLPKLTQRPIYSHKLSLIGFWTIAAFYVWNGPHHLINGPIPMWLMKAGIIPSLLLLIPVWSVLANVIGTMKGVWYKVSHNVPLKLLMTGALFYGLACIQGPFQALMGPHAILHFTYWTIGHAHMPLFGGFSLIQFAAFYYILPRVTYRHIYSRAMMNWHYWLSVLGFIIFGFAMWTAGIIQGFEWMDGKQMGASFVELMESLHIFLISRAVGGTLMFLGQIIFVWNVYRSVTAGRQVTADDEIFMKTS encoded by the coding sequence ATGGCACAAAGCGCCACCCTTACCGCTTCTACCCCCACTCCCAAAGGCAGCGCAACGGTGAAATTTTTCTTCTACAGCGCTCTGTTTTACTTGCTGGCCAGCATGGTGATGGGCTTGATTGTCGCGATCAAATCGGTCAATCCAGACTTTCTGACCGGCTCCCGCTTTCTTCAAGAATTCCTCCAGTATGGCCGTATGCGCCCAACACACGTCAACACCGCCGTGATCGGCTGGCAGACCACCGCCTTTTTTGGCATCATGCTGTACGGTGTTCCGGTGCTCTGCAAAACGCAGCTCTACAGTGAAAAACTCGGCCTGTTCACAGCAACCTACTGGAACCTGAACTACTTGTTTGGAGCAGGCTCGATCCTCGCAGGTTACCAGACAGGTGTCGAGTATGGGGAAATGCCGCTGCTCTTTGACATCGGTGTCGTCATCTGTGTCGCATGTATGTTCTGGAATCTCTTTCAGACCGTCGTGCGCCGTAAGGAGCGCATGCTGTACGTTTCGATCTGGTATTGGATTGCGTCTGTGATGTTCCTCGCCATCGTCTACATCGTTGGCAACATCCCAGCGGGTTGGGTCGGCTCCGGCACCGCCCAGATGTCCTATTACTATTTTTACATGCACAACATCATCGGGTTGTGGGTCACTGTTGTCGGCGTCGGCACCTTGTACTACCTGTTGCCGAAACTGACCCAGCGCCCGATCTACTCGCACAAATTGTCCTTGATCGGCTTCTGGACGATCGCTGCGTTTTATGTCTGGAACGGGCCGCATCATCTGATCAACGGGCCGATTCCCATGTGGCTGATGAAAGCGGGCATCATCCCCTCGCTGTTGCTGTTGATCCCCGTTTGGTCGGTGCTCGCCAACGTGATCGGGACGATGAAGGGCGTCTGGTACAAAGTTTCACACAATGTACCTTTGAAATTGCTGATGACAGGCGCCCTGTTTTACGGGCTGGCCTGCATTCAAGGGCCGTTTCAAGCGCTGATGGGTCCGCACGCGATTCTGCACTTTACCTACTGGACGATCGGCCATGCGCACATGCCCTTGTTCGGTGGCTTCTCGCTGATTCAGTTTGCCGCCTTTTACTACATCCTGCCCCGCGTCACCTATCGCCACATCTACTCGCGGGCCATGATGAATTGGCACTATTGGCTGTCGGTGCTCGGGTTTATCATCTTTGGATTTGCGATGTGGACAGCTGGCATCATTCAGGGCTTTGAGTGGATGGACGGCAAGCAGATGGGCGCATCGTTTGTCGAGTTGATGGAGTCGCTGCACATCTTCCTGATCTCGCGAGCTGTCGGCGGAACCTTGATGTTCCTCGGTCAGATCATCTTTGTATGGAACGTGTACCGTTCGGTGACGGCAGGTCGTCAAGTGACGGCTGACGATGAGATCTTCATGAAGACATCCTAA
- a CDS encoding L,D-transpeptidase family protein, whose translation MIYASRSLRLVSPYMRGPDVLFLQERLVELGLTYDAPDGVYGPMTLDAVRRFQELQNLHQDGVVGPETWSALGGSESGVPLKVASIGEYRIQIDTERFVLYLYKSAHLIKTYSVAVGTITTPTPLGDWKITQKVLNPGGPFGTRWMRLSIPFGGYGIHGTDNPYSIGKAVSHGCVRMYNKDVEELYEMVPLGTLVKITGKVETSRILRIGVPYGNDVIEVQRMLQALGYYKGDLDGLYGPNTAAAIRSFQADKDLVVDGIVGPNTLESLLQNFDEALGVRNP comes from the coding sequence ATGATCTACGCGTCGCGGTCTTTGCGGCTCGTCAGCCCCTATATGCGCGGCCCGGATGTGCTGTTTTTGCAGGAGCGGCTCGTGGAACTCGGGCTGACGTATGACGCGCCCGACGGCGTATATGGACCGATGACGCTCGATGCGGTGCGCCGCTTTCAGGAGTTGCAAAACTTGCATCAGGATGGAGTGGTCGGACCTGAGACGTGGTCGGCGCTCGGTGGCAGTGAGTCGGGCGTTCCGTTGAAAGTAGCATCGATAGGGGAGTATCGCATACAGATTGACACGGAGCGCTTCGTGCTTTACTTATACAAATCGGCCCACCTGATCAAAACGTACTCGGTCGCCGTCGGCACGATCACCACGCCGACTCCGCTTGGCGATTGGAAGATCACGCAAAAGGTGCTCAATCCCGGCGGGCCGTTTGGCACGCGCTGGATGCGACTGTCCATCCCATTTGGGGGCTATGGCATCCATGGCACGGACAATCCTTATTCGATCGGCAAAGCGGTGTCTCACGGCTGTGTGCGAATGTATAACAAAGATGTGGAGGAGTTGTACGAGATGGTGCCGCTCGGCACGCTGGTCAAGATCACGGGCAAAGTCGAGACCTCCCGCATCCTGCGCATCGGCGTACCGTATGGCAACGATGTGATCGAAGTGCAGCGCATGTTGCAGGCGCTGGGTTACTACAAAGGGGATCTCGACGGGCTGTACGGCCCGAACACAGCTGCGGCGATCCGTTCGTTCCAAGCGGACAAAGACCTCGTCGTCGATGGGATCGTCGGTCCCAACACGCTGGAAAGCTTGTTACAGAACTTTGATGAAGCGCTTGGCGTGCGCAATCCGTGA
- a CDS encoding HD-GYP domain-containing protein: protein MLLDYLLFAILTYAAYNMYYYVPVGDRGNFREDGHTICWIAASLVGGWPVLLFSVAILLILYTVEMLKNGLPYKPQNLLLFVIQAVTIYEVSHLLTEDVFSLYNPLGIFPAMFLTLCITQLVTVAISSWLFRVSLRVGGWKRKLLKFNLIDSLYLSLYFVSSAYIETLEIDTMQSLLMNGTIMCALLGLYYWRTVGILQTQRVQAKILEVEALNLQITQANQQVLLAFASALEKRDPYTAGHSERVATYAVQIGRELGLSEKDLGIIRLGGLLHDIGKIGIPDSVLIKPGKLTAEEYDVMKQHPVIGEELLRGATLDDLNAEEREKMLEIVLSHHERPDGRGYPHGLVGAEIPLFAKLTAVADAFDAMTSNRAYRSAMPIEKAASILVEGCDTQFWTPAVKAFLKTLGQEALMEAAPTRTAKES from the coding sequence GTGTTGCTTGATTATTTATTATTTGCCATTCTTACGTATGCTGCCTACAACATGTATTACTATGTACCGGTTGGCGATCGCGGCAATTTTCGCGAGGACGGGCATACCATCTGTTGGATTGCCGCTTCTCTGGTCGGCGGATGGCCAGTGTTGCTGTTTTCCGTCGCCATCTTGTTGATTTTGTACACGGTAGAAATGCTGAAAAACGGCCTGCCGTACAAACCGCAAAATTTACTCTTGTTCGTCATTCAGGCGGTGACGATCTATGAAGTGTCACATCTGCTGACCGAAGATGTGTTTTCCTTGTACAATCCGCTGGGGATCTTTCCCGCGATGTTTCTGACGCTTTGCATCACCCAGTTAGTCACCGTCGCGATCTCGTCCTGGCTGTTTCGCGTTTCATTGCGCGTCGGCGGCTGGAAACGGAAATTGTTAAAATTCAATCTGATCGACTCGTTGTACTTGAGCCTTTATTTTGTCTCTTCCGCTTATATCGAAACGCTTGAGATCGACACCATGCAAAGCCTCTTGATGAACGGAACGATCATGTGTGCTTTGCTTGGGCTCTATTACTGGCGCACCGTCGGCATTTTGCAGACACAGCGGGTGCAAGCCAAAATCCTCGAAGTTGAGGCGCTCAACCTGCAGATCACGCAAGCCAACCAGCAGGTGCTGCTCGCCTTCGCCTCAGCTTTGGAGAAGCGTGACCCGTACACGGCCGGACACTCGGAGCGCGTAGCAACTTATGCTGTGCAGATCGGCCGTGAACTCGGATTGTCGGAGAAAGACCTCGGCATCATCCGCCTGGGCGGACTCCTGCACGACATCGGCAAAATCGGCATCCCAGACTCCGTGTTGATCAAACCGGGGAAACTGACAGCCGAAGAATATGACGTGATGAAACAGCATCCGGTGATCGGCGAAGAACTCCTGCGTGGAGCGACACTCGATGACCTTAACGCGGAAGAACGCGAGAAGATGTTGGAGATTGTGCTCTCCCATCACGAACGCCCCGATGGACGCGGTTATCCGCACGGGCTGGTCGGGGCGGAAATTCCGCTATTCGCCAAGCTGACGGCCGTAGCTGACGCGTTCGATGCGATGACGAGCAACCGGGCTTACCGCAGTGCCATGCCGATCGAAAAAGCGGCCAGCATCCTCGTCGAAGGGTGTGACACGCAGTTTTGGACTCCGGCGGTAAAAGCTTTTTTGAAAACGCTGGGGCAGGAAGCCCTGATGGAAGCCGCTCCGACCCGTACCGCAAAGGAATCGTAA
- a CDS encoding acetoin utilization protein AcuC: MVANGKSAFIYSDAFTKYKFAEEHPFNPKRLEMTLDLIKTIGFLDADQIITPRMATQEELARVHDTRYLDAVQAASQPQANPDDFATWGLGTEDTPIFAGMHEATSLIAGGTLLAADLVMSGQYRYALNMAGGLHHARRAEASGFCVYNDIAVAIAHVREKYGARVAYIDTDAHHGDGVQWIFYEDPDVLTISLHETGKYLYPGTGEIIERGEGRGYGYAVNVPLEAFTEDDSWMNAVRSVIIPTIQKFAPDIIFHQNGCDAHTYDPLTHLSASTHIYREMPKITRLLAEEMCDGRLVAVGGGGYDIWRVVPRAWTMLWAELNGNELPERLPKAWLERWQLEASTALPEFFLDPPGSFEAIPRRAEIEEKNEIMVRRVLNGTPFLY, encoded by the coding sequence ATGGTTGCGAATGGAAAAAGCGCGTTTATCTACAGCGACGCGTTTACCAAATACAAATTTGCAGAGGAACATCCCTTCAACCCGAAGCGTTTGGAGATGACGCTCGATCTGATCAAGACGATCGGCTTCCTAGATGCCGATCAGATCATCACACCTCGCATGGCGACGCAAGAAGAACTGGCTCGCGTCCACGATACGCGCTATCTCGATGCGGTGCAGGCCGCTTCGCAACCTCAAGCCAACCCGGACGATTTTGCCACGTGGGGCCTTGGCACGGAAGATACGCCGATCTTCGCCGGAATGCATGAGGCCACGTCGCTGATCGCAGGCGGTACCCTGCTCGCCGCCGATCTCGTTATGTCCGGGCAGTACCGATACGCCCTGAACATGGCAGGCGGACTCCATCACGCACGGCGGGCGGAGGCATCCGGCTTCTGCGTCTACAACGACATCGCCGTCGCCATCGCCCACGTGCGTGAAAAGTATGGAGCCCGCGTCGCTTACATAGACACCGATGCGCATCACGGAGATGGCGTCCAGTGGATCTTCTATGAAGACCCGGACGTGCTGACCATCTCGCTGCACGAGACGGGGAAATACCTCTACCCAGGCACGGGAGAGATTATCGAGCGCGGGGAAGGACGCGGCTACGGCTATGCGGTCAACGTACCGTTGGAAGCGTTTACAGAGGACGACTCGTGGATGAATGCGGTGCGCTCGGTGATCATCCCGACGATTCAAAAATTCGCCCCTGACATCATCTTCCATCAGAACGGTTGTGACGCGCACACGTATGACCCGCTGACCCATCTGTCTGCGAGCACACACATCTACCGCGAGATGCCGAAAATCACGCGCCTACTAGCCGAGGAAATGTGCGACGGACGCCTTGTCGCCGTCGGCGGAGGCGGTTATGACATCTGGCGCGTCGTACCGCGGGCATGGACGATGCTCTGGGCCGAACTGAACGGCAATGAATTGCCGGAGCGCCTGCCTAAAGCTTGGCTGGAACGTTGGCAGTTGGAAGCGTCAACCGCCCTGCCCGAGTTTTTTCTCGATCCACCAGGCAGTTTCGAGGCGATCCCACGCCGGGCCGAGATTGAAGAAAAAAATGAAATCATGGTGCGACGCGTACTGAATGGCACTCCTTTCTTATATTGA
- a CDS encoding CBS and ACT domain-containing protein, whose product MLVEQIMTREVVTLSPDNTLQEALDLSHHHRLRHLPVVQDGLLVGLISDRDLRAAAPSTLEQAESDQILHDIRVEQLMIKDVITAHPLDFVEDAAAQIYKHSVGCLPVVSQGKLTGIVTERDILRNLVEMMGVNAPTSRIEVEVPDKTGMLANISDLLRARRINTSAVMVFPSAKEGYRTIVFRIRTMDPRRFIQDIEAAGYRVVGHPSMMTDGEV is encoded by the coding sequence ATGCTCGTCGAACAGATCATGACACGCGAAGTGGTGACACTTTCGCCAGACAACACACTGCAGGAAGCGCTCGACCTTTCACACCACCACCGTCTTCGCCATCTGCCGGTGGTCCAAGATGGCTTACTGGTCGGCTTGATCTCCGACCGCGATCTGCGCGCCGCCGCGCCTTCCACGCTGGAACAAGCGGAAAGCGACCAGATCTTGCACGATATCCGGGTCGAACAGTTGATGATCAAAGACGTGATCACCGCCCATCCGCTCGATTTTGTGGAAGATGCGGCCGCGCAAATTTACAAGCACTCCGTCGGCTGTCTGCCCGTCGTTTCGCAGGGCAAATTGACTGGCATCGTCACCGAGCGCGACATTCTGCGCAACTTGGTGGAGATGATGGGAGTCAACGCTCCGACCTCCCGCATCGAAGTGGAAGTGCCCGACAAAACGGGGATGCTCGCCAACATCTCCGATCTGCTGCGCGCCCGCCGGATCAACACCTCCGCTGTGATGGTCTTTCCCAGTGCGAAAGAAGGCTACAGGACGATCGTCTTCCGCATCCGCACGATGGACCCGCGCCGCTTCATCCAAGACATCGAAGCGGCCGGTTATCGTGTTGTCGGACACCCGAGCATGATGACAGACGGCGAGGTGTAG
- a CDS encoding GNAT family N-acetyltransferase has translation MEHPKSYFVTELSTAGGDLIIEGPVAPELLSAYEFHEGLTAFRIPDKQKQALVEIAGLPEGRIIIARHDRTIVGYVTYLYPDPMERWAEAQMDNLIELGAIEVAAPYRSGSVAKTLLDISFRDDAMNDYLVISTEYYWHWDLESTGLSVWAYKEVMKKIMGSVGMEMFATDDPEITSHPANMLMARIGSRVDLDSIEKFNEVRFRNRFFY, from the coding sequence ATGGAACATCCCAAATCCTATTTTGTAACCGAACTGTCCACAGCAGGCGGCGACCTGATCATCGAAGGTCCTGTGGCTCCCGAACTGCTGTCCGCCTACGAGTTTCACGAAGGACTGACCGCCTTTCGCATCCCCGATAAACAAAAGCAGGCGCTGGTGGAGATCGCCGGACTGCCGGAAGGGCGAATCATCATCGCCCGGCATGATCGGACGATCGTAGGGTATGTCACCTACCTATATCCCGATCCGATGGAGCGCTGGGCGGAGGCGCAGATGGATAATTTGATCGAGTTGGGCGCGATTGAAGTGGCTGCACCTTACCGCAGCGGCAGCGTCGCCAAAACGCTGCTCGACATCTCTTTTCGCGATGACGCGATGAACGATTATCTGGTGATTTCGACCGAGTATTACTGGCACTGGGACTTGGAGAGCACAGGGCTTTCGGTCTGGGCGTATAAAGAAGTGATGAAAAAGATAATGGGCTCTGTCGGCATGGAGATGTTCGCCACCGACGACCCGGAGATCACCTCACATCCTGCCAACATGCTGATGGCTCGGATCGGGTCGCGGGTCGATCTCGATTCGATCGAAAAATTTAACGAGGTTCGCTTTCGGAACCGCTTCTTCTACTAA
- the acsA gene encoding acetate--CoA ligase, which translates to MSDAQTNELIEVLAKEYNLQDYEEAYASFDWQEVEKEFSWYTTGKVNAAYEAIDRHVENGRGDDIALYYSDPVRDERYTFADLKALSNKFGNVLKKYGVNKGDRVFIFMPRSPELYAALLGAVKIGAIVGPLFEAFMEAAVKDRLEDAEAVAIITTPKLKDRVRVQELPALKHVFLVGAEGEQADHEIDFHQEMQEASDQLEIEWMDREDGLVLHYTSGSTGKPKGVLHVHNAMIQHFQTAKWVLDLRRGDVYWCTADPGWVTGTAYGIWGPWLHGVTNVIRGGRFSPDDWYGTLQRYQVSVWYSAPTAFRMLMGAGDELVKKYDLSAVRHILSVGEPLNAEVVRWGLKVYGKRIHDNWWMTETGGQMISNYPSLPMKPGSMGKPFPGIYAAIVDDSGNELPANTMGNLAIRAPWPSMMRRIWNNPAKYEEYFRLQPWYISGDSAYRDEDGYFWFQGRIDDVINTSGERVGPFEVESKLVEHPAIAEAGVIGKPDPLRGEIIKAFIALREGYEPSEQLIEEIRDFVKKGLAAHAAPREIEFRDKLPKTRSGKIMRRVLKAWELGLPTGDLSTLED; encoded by the coding sequence ATGTCTGACGCGCAAACCAATGAGCTGATTGAAGTGTTGGCGAAAGAATACAATTTGCAGGATTATGAGGAAGCGTACGCGTCGTTCGATTGGCAAGAGGTGGAGAAGGAATTTAGCTGGTATACGACCGGGAAAGTCAACGCTGCCTATGAAGCGATTGACCGCCATGTCGAGAATGGTCGCGGCGATGACATCGCCTTGTATTACAGCGATCCTGTCCGTGATGAGCGTTATACATTTGCAGACTTGAAAGCGTTGTCGAACAAATTTGGCAACGTGTTGAAAAAATATGGTGTGAACAAAGGGGATCGCGTCTTTATATTCATGCCGCGCTCGCCAGAACTGTATGCGGCACTGCTTGGTGCTGTGAAGATCGGGGCAATTGTTGGCCCGCTGTTTGAAGCGTTCATGGAAGCGGCGGTCAAAGACCGTCTCGAAGATGCGGAAGCGGTGGCGATCATCACCACGCCGAAGTTGAAAGATCGCGTGCGCGTGCAGGAACTGCCCGCTTTGAAGCACGTGTTTTTGGTCGGTGCGGAAGGGGAGCAAGCCGATCATGAGATCGATTTTCACCAAGAGATGCAGGAAGCTTCCGATCAGTTGGAGATCGAGTGGATGGACCGCGAGGATGGACTCGTCCTGCACTATACGTCAGGTTCGACTGGGAAGCCCAAAGGTGTGCTGCATGTACATAATGCGATGATTCAGCATTTCCAGACCGCAAAATGGGTGCTCGATCTGAGACGTGGTGACGTGTATTGGTGTACCGCCGACCCTGGCTGGGTCACAGGTACCGCATATGGCATCTGGGGACCGTGGCTGCACGGCGTGACCAATGTGATTCGCGGTGGGCGCTTTTCGCCTGACGACTGGTACGGTACGCTCCAGCGCTATCAGGTCTCGGTCTGGTACTCGGCTCCGACCGCGTTTCGCATGTTGATGGGCGCGGGCGATGAGTTGGTGAAAAAATATGACCTGTCTGCTGTCCGCCATATCCTCTCTGTCGGCGAGCCGCTGAATGCGGAAGTGGTGCGCTGGGGCTTAAAAGTATACGGCAAACGGATTCATGACAACTGGTGGATGACGGAGACGGGCGGCCAGATGATCTCCAACTACCCGTCTCTGCCGATGAAACCAGGTTCGATGGGCAAACCGTTCCCAGGCATCTATGCGGCGATCGTCGATGATTCAGGGAACGAGCTGCCAGCCAACACGATGGGCAACTTGGCGATTCGAGCGCCGTGGCCGTCGATGATGCGTCGAATTTGGAACAACCCGGCGAAATATGAAGAGTATTTCCGCTTGCAGCCGTGGTATATCTCCGGCGATTCGGCTTATCGGGATGAGGACGGTTACTTTTGGTTCCAAGGCCGCATCGACGATGTGATCAACACATCAGGTGAGCGCGTCGGGCCGTTTGAAGTCGAATCGAAGCTGGTGGAGCACCCGGCGATCGCCGAAGCGGGCGTGATCGGGAAGCCCGATCCGCTGCGCGGTGAGATCATCAAAGCGTTTATCGCACTGCGCGAAGGCTATGAGCCGTCTGAGCAGTTGATCGAAGAGATCCGCGATTTTGTGAAAAAAGGATTGGCTGCACATGCTGCTCCTCGCGAAATCGAATTCCGTGATAAACTTCCGAAGACTCGCTCCGGCAAGATCATGCGCCGTGTGCTGAAAGCGTGGGAACTGGGCTTGCCTACGGGCGACCTGTCCACCTTAGAAGATTGA
- a CDS encoding PspA/IM30 family protein — translation MALFKRLRDLTLANINSLLDKAEDPVKMLDQYLRDMEEDIQDAESAVAKQIALEKKLQQQYQEAKELAEKREAQALQALEAGNEDLARRALIDKKAMSEKAADFKVQYDGAKLTADNLRGKLGEMKDQLGEMKNKRDTLKARAEAAKAQKQINQTLSGLGSNNAASGFSRMEDRVLQLEAEAEASTEMSGSKSLDREFAELEKKNTSDIDAELEALKAKLKK, via the coding sequence ATGGCCCTTTTTAAACGACTGCGTGATTTGACTTTGGCTAACATCAACTCGCTGTTAGACAAAGCGGAAGATCCGGTAAAGATGCTCGATCAATATCTGCGTGACATGGAAGAAGACATTCAAGATGCAGAATCTGCGGTGGCGAAGCAGATCGCTTTAGAGAAGAAACTTCAGCAACAATATCAAGAAGCGAAAGAACTGGCCGAGAAGCGTGAAGCACAAGCTTTGCAAGCGTTGGAAGCGGGCAACGAAGACTTGGCGCGCCGTGCGCTGATCGACAAAAAAGCGATGTCAGAAAAAGCGGCCGACTTCAAAGTGCAATACGATGGTGCCAAGTTGACGGCCGACAATCTGCGCGGCAAACTCGGCGAGATGAAAGATCAACTGGGCGAGATGAAGAACAAGCGCGACACATTGAAAGCGCGCGCCGAAGCGGCCAAAGCGCAAAAGCAGATCAACCAGACCCTTTCTGGCCTTGGCAGCAACAATGCAGCGAGCGGCTTCTCGCGGATGGAAGACAGAGTCCTCCAACTGGAAGCGGAAGCCGAAGCGTCGACTGAGATGTCGGGCAGCAAATCGCTCGATCGCGAATTTGCGGAGTTGGAGAAAAAGAATACGTCCGACATCGACGCTGAGCTGGAAGCACTCAAAGCAAAACTGAAAAAATAA
- a CDS encoding spore germination protein: MLDIVEASPKRAVSADLQQNIAILNQELGVKKSFDMLCRELEYGGKKFALYFVDGFAKDDIMNRIMEHLALLDKEMLTSDTIKKLLETQVGYLEVEIVEDLEAVKTAVLSGPLVFLIDGETKAISIDARTYPARGPAEPDLERVVRGSRDGFVETMIFNTSLTRRRVRDPGLRMEYVQVGKRSKTDIVVSYIEDVANPDLVTLIKNKLQEIKIDGLPMAEKTVEELMFGKNWNPYPMVRYTERPDVAAVHLLEGHVLIYVDTSPSVMITPTTFFHHVQHAEEFRQKPISGVYVRWLRFLAILCSILLTPLWMALVMNKSFMPSFFMFTIPEKSLAITIFWQMMFAEIGLALLRMAAIHTPNPLGSALGLVAALMVGQVAIEIGFFTREVILFTSIAAIGTFATPSYELSLANQLVRLGLLVLTGIFGFYGFLVGVVLWLVLLVRTKSLDTPYFWPLLPFNWNALVHVLFRSPVEWNSKRPKILHPQDDTRK; the protein is encoded by the coding sequence GTGCTTGACATAGTCGAAGCTTCACCAAAGCGCGCCGTCAGCGCCGATCTTCAGCAAAATATTGCGATTTTGAACCAAGAGCTCGGCGTGAAAAAAAGTTTCGATATGCTCTGCCGCGAGTTGGAGTACGGCGGAAAGAAATTTGCTTTGTATTTTGTGGACGGTTTTGCCAAAGACGACATCATGAATCGGATCATGGAACATCTGGCCTTGCTCGACAAAGAAATGCTGACCAGCGACACGATCAAAAAACTGCTGGAAACACAGGTCGGTTATCTCGAAGTTGAAATTGTAGAAGACCTCGAAGCGGTCAAAACGGCCGTCCTGTCAGGTCCGCTCGTCTTTCTGATCGATGGAGAAACCAAAGCGATCTCGATCGATGCTCGAACCTATCCGGCCCGCGGCCCGGCCGAACCCGATCTGGAGCGTGTCGTGCGCGGCTCCCGCGATGGTTTTGTCGAGACGATGATCTTCAATACCTCCTTGACTCGCCGCCGCGTTCGTGACCCTGGTCTGCGCATGGAATATGTTCAGGTCGGCAAGCGTTCGAAAACGGATATCGTCGTCTCCTATATCGAAGATGTTGCCAATCCTGATCTCGTCACGCTGATCAAAAACAAACTGCAAGAGATCAAGATTGACGGTCTGCCGATGGCCGAAAAAACGGTCGAAGAGCTGATGTTCGGGAAGAATTGGAACCCATACCCGATGGTGCGCTATACGGAGCGTCCAGACGTGGCGGCGGTGCACCTTTTGGAAGGCCACGTGCTGATCTATGTGGACACTTCTCCTAGTGTCATGATCACCCCGACCACTTTTTTCCACCATGTACAACATGCCGAGGAGTTCCGTCAAAAGCCGATCAGCGGCGTCTATGTGCGCTGGCTGCGCTTTCTGGCCATCCTCTGTTCGATCCTGCTGACCCCGCTGTGGATGGCGTTGGTGATGAACAAATCGTTTATGCCGAGTTTCTTTATGTTTACGATTCCTGAGAAGAGCCTAGCGATCACGATCTTTTGGCAGATGATGTTTGCCGAAATTGGTCTCGCCCTGTTGCGCATGGCTGCCATCCACACGCCCAATCCGCTCGGCTCTGCACTCGGGCTGGTCGCCGCATTGATGGTCGGTCAGGTGGCGATTGAGATCGGATTTTTCACAAGAGAAGTGATCCTGTTCACCTCGATTGCGGCGATTGGCACGTTTGCCACTCCGAGTTACGAACTGTCGCTCGCCAACCAGCTGGTTCGCCTCGGGCTGCTCGTGCTCACCGGGATCTTCGGCTTCTACGGGTTTCTGGTGGGCGTGGTGCTCTGGCTGGTTCTGCTCGTGCGAACTAAGTCTTTAGACACGCCTTATTTTTGGCCGCTCCTGCCCTTTAATTGGAACGCGCTCGTGCATGTGCTGTTTCGCTCTCCGGTCGAATGGAACAGCAAACGTCCGAAAATATTACATCCGCAGGATGACACTCGCAAATAA